Proteins co-encoded in one Bacillus infantis NRRL B-14911 genomic window:
- a CDS encoding phosphoadenylyl-sulfate reductase, with amino-acid sequence MSTTVTYTSWEPPSFPENDGFKGAQKVLEWAYSHYSPQDISYASSFGAEAIVLIDLITGIKPDAHIIFLDTGLHFPETYEVIERVQERFPELNIERKLPSLSLDDQREAYGPALWKREPDRCCSIRKIIPLQEAMKDKIAWISGLRRDQSASRAGAQFLNKDSKFQNVKICPLIHWTWEEVWEHIRKKDLPYNNLHDNGYPSIGCFPCTRAAGVGGDSRAGRWAGTGKTECGLHSG; translated from the coding sequence ATGAGCACCACCGTAACATACACCAGCTGGGAACCGCCATCATTCCCTGAAAACGATGGATTCAAAGGAGCACAAAAAGTGCTGGAATGGGCCTATAGCCATTACAGCCCGCAAGATATCAGCTACGCCTCAAGCTTCGGGGCTGAGGCGATTGTACTGATTGATCTTATCACAGGGATAAAGCCTGATGCCCATATTATTTTCCTGGATACCGGGCTCCATTTTCCGGAAACCTATGAGGTCATTGAAAGGGTGCAGGAGCGTTTTCCGGAGCTGAATATTGAAAGGAAGCTTCCTTCCCTTTCTTTGGATGACCAGCGGGAAGCCTATGGACCGGCACTGTGGAAAAGAGAGCCGGACCGCTGCTGCAGCATCCGGAAGATCATTCCGCTCCAGGAAGCCATGAAAGACAAAATCGCCTGGATTTCCGGGCTGAGGAGGGATCAGTCTGCATCCAGGGCTGGGGCGCAATTTTTAAACAAGGACAGCAAATTTCAAAATGTAAAAATCTGCCCTCTTATTCACTGGACTTGGGAGGAAGTTTGGGAGCATATCCGTAAAAAAGATCTCCCATATAATAACCTCCATGACAATGGGTATCCAAGCATTGGATGCTTTCCCTGTACAAGGGCTGCAGGAGTTGGCGGGGACAGCAGGGCAGGCAGGTGGGCTGGGACCGGCAAGACGGAATGCGGCCTGCATTCCGGGTGA
- a CDS encoding YezD family protein: protein MAAHLQRMLQSVKFGSITLVVQDGKVIQIEKNEKVRLQSNKAR from the coding sequence GTGGCCGCACATCTGCAAAGGATGCTGCAGTCTGTAAAGTTTGGAAGCATCACACTTGTGGTGCAGGATGGCAAGGTCATTCAAATTGAGAAGAATGAAAAGGTTCGCCTTCAATCTAATAAAGCGCGCTGA
- a CDS encoding RDD family protein codes for MQTETILIKTPEFVSLQFQPAGLGSRAGALIIDQLILMVFNLASILLFAFYASSAAAFFLDDTFLSWPFAIMLICLFLVNWGYFFVLEYFWAGRTLGKKIMGIRVIQDNGQSITLLSSFIRNLLRIIDSLPVYYLLGILMVFFHSRHKRVGDLAAGTVVVHERKKKKPGKMTGIEKEIQERGLKKEDIYMDEWTVRKIGAEEWKLLKTYSERLLQLPIGKREELTKKLSYSLLPKLDIDPERKSFRQLEDILLVLYLIGKEEWEFENQIK; via the coding sequence ATGCAAACAGAAACAATTCTTATCAAAACACCTGAATTTGTATCGCTTCAATTCCAGCCTGCCGGACTTGGCAGCAGGGCCGGGGCCCTCATCATCGATCAGCTGATCCTTATGGTATTCAATCTGGCGAGCATTCTTTTATTTGCTTTTTATGCTTCCAGTGCCGCAGCATTCTTTCTTGATGATACTTTTCTTTCATGGCCGTTCGCCATTATGCTAATTTGCCTTTTTCTGGTCAACTGGGGATATTTTTTTGTATTGGAATATTTTTGGGCAGGAAGGACACTGGGGAAAAAGATCATGGGAATAAGGGTCATTCAGGATAACGGCCAGAGCATCACATTGCTCTCAAGCTTTATCCGAAATCTCCTCCGCATCATAGACTCCCTGCCGGTGTACTATCTGCTTGGCATTCTGATGGTATTTTTTCATTCCAGGCATAAACGGGTCGGCGATCTGGCTGCCGGGACAGTGGTCGTGCATGAACGGAAAAAGAAGAAGCCGGGTAAAATGACCGGGATTGAAAAAGAAATCCAGGAAAGAGGCCTGAAAAAGGAAGATATATATATGGACGAGTGGACTGTCAGGAAGATTGGCGCCGAGGAGTGGAAGCTTTTAAAGACCTATAGTGAGAGGCTGCTCCAGCTCCCTATAGGCAAAAGAGAAGAGCTCACAAAAAAACTTTCTTATTCACTCCTGCCAAAGCTCGATATCGATCCGGAACGAAAGTCATTCAGGCAGCTGGAAGACATCCTGCTGGTTCTTTATTTAATCGGGAAAGAGGAGTGGGAATTTGAGAATCAGATAAAATGA
- a CDS encoding stage II sporulation protein M, with product MNSKQFIKQHRENWQELEELLARMKRRKAAGTDLARFDRLYQKAAQNLSFSRTFFPDEEVTFYLNDLVAKAHNLLYKSQSSSMAQLKDFFQIKFVRLLFEQWKFVVASMLLFTLGGLGSFFAVIHDPLSIHSILPAEMSGAIDPQRLGENEGAVDSAVMSASIMTNNIRVAILAFAGGITFGILTVYLMIYNGIIVGAIAGLFWSHGKSYEFWAYIVPHGMIELTAIFIAGGAGLLMGYKLLVPGRYSRGYQLKTKAKRSVQLLLGTIPLFIIAGLIEGFITPSPLPLEMKYMAAFLTVLGLLFYAWSGWLLDQKRKRLVHPLQAP from the coding sequence TTGAATAGTAAACAGTTCATCAAGCAGCATCGGGAAAACTGGCAGGAGCTCGAGGAGCTGCTCGCCAGGATGAAAAGACGAAAAGCCGCAGGAACTGATTTGGCCCGGTTTGACAGGCTGTATCAGAAAGCAGCACAGAATCTTTCATTCTCCCGGACTTTCTTTCCAGACGAAGAAGTGACTTTTTATTTAAATGATCTTGTCGCAAAGGCGCATAATCTTTTATATAAAAGCCAATCCTCCAGTATGGCCCAGCTGAAAGATTTCTTCCAGATCAAGTTTGTGCGGCTATTGTTCGAGCAATGGAAATTTGTCGTTGCCAGCATGCTCCTTTTCACATTGGGCGGTTTGGGGAGTTTCTTTGCTGTGATCCATGATCCGCTTTCAATCCATTCGATTCTCCCGGCCGAGATGTCCGGGGCAATTGATCCCCAGAGGCTCGGCGAGAATGAAGGTGCGGTCGATTCTGCGGTCATGTCAGCAAGCATCATGACCAATAATATCCGTGTCGCAATCCTCGCATTTGCCGGCGGTATCACCTTTGGGATTTTGACCGTTTATCTTATGATTTATAATGGCATCATTGTAGGCGCCATTGCCGGCCTGTTTTGGTCTCACGGAAAATCTTATGAATTCTGGGCCTATATTGTCCCCCATGGGATGATAGAGCTTACCGCGATATTCATCGCGGGCGGAGCCGGCCTGCTTATGGGATATAAGCTTCTGGTCCCGGGCAGATACTCCCGGGGCTATCAGCTGAAAACCAAGGCAAAAAGGTCGGTTCAGCTGCTACTGGGAACTATTCCGCTCTTCATCATCGCCGGATTGATCGAGGGGTTTATCACCCCTTCCCCGCTCCCGCTGGAAATGAAGTATATGGCTGCCTTCCTGACGGTCCT